From Bacteroidia bacterium, the proteins below share one genomic window:
- the rplA gene encoding 50S ribosomal protein L1 — protein MKLTKNRKAALAKFEQEKAYSLAEAAQIVKNITTTKFDASVDIDVRLGVDPRQSNQMVRGVATLPHGTGKTVRVLVLCTPDKEQEAKEAGADHVGLDDYIDKIQNGWLDIDIIITMPAVMAKLGRLGKILGPRNLMPNPKSGTVTTDIGKAVGEVKAGKIDFKVDKTGIIHASIGKVSFDSTKLSENAAELVQTLQKLKPSSAKGIYFKSIYLSSTMSASVNVDVKSIPGI, from the coding sequence ATGAAATTAACTAAAAATAGAAAAGCAGCTTTAGCTAAATTTGAACAAGAGAAGGCTTATTCTCTTGCAGAAGCAGCTCAGATTGTAAAGAATATTACAACTACAAAGTTTGATGCTTCTGTTGATATAGATGTGCGTTTAGGGGTTGACCCTCGTCAGAGTAACCAAATGGTTAGAGGTGTTGCAACATTGCCTCATGGAACGGGTAAGACTGTTAGAGTGTTAGTACTTTGTACTCCGGATAAAGAACAAGAGGCTAAGGAAGCAGGAGCCGACCATGTGGGTTTAGATGATTATATAGATAAGATTCAAAACGGTTGGTTAGATATTGATATTATTATCACTATGCCAGCTGTAATGGCCAAGTTAGGAAGACTTGGTAAAATATTAGGTCCAAGAAACTTAATGCCTAATCCTAAATCAGGAACTGTTACGACTGATATTGGAAAGGCAGTAGGAGAGGTAAAAGCAGGTAAGATTGACTTTAAAGTTGACAAAACCGGTATCATTCATGCTTCCATTGGTAAAGTGTCCTTTGACTCTACTAAACTGTCAGAGAATGCTGCTGAGTTAGTTCAAACTTTACAAAAGCTTAAACCTTCTTCTGCAAAGGGGATCTATTTTAAAAGCATTTACCTTTCCAGCACT